A part of Ponticoccus alexandrii genomic DNA contains:
- a CDS encoding beta strand repeat-containing protein encodes MADFTITGFSSVARSLVGSESGIITRDGELLVDGSDAIQATSGTNWATILGQVYAYGGGFAALDLDGSVAEVTIGRDGFLSAENPTGGVIDANLTTVFQLQNNGEIHSSNSDAVNVQDSDGGMNVDIRNAGTISAFNTRAIFVDAGTGDIDLTNSGTIMADSQTVNLTVTDLSGNIDFLNTGTITGASGSAVVLNGGTGLVTVINSGLLQGDDNVLTISGTGQTAIANSGSIISESDAIALSNGTDALVNTGIIQGGIRLGDGFDTFDTRGGVFNDTVYGGDGGDTYYLGANDVQISESFSHTGIDIVYSAASHVLASNVERLYLTDEGGVINGTGNASDNRIEGNNSANNLHGLDGADTIFGNQGQDTLAGGRGNDFLNGGSDGDVLLGGEGSDMADYSNSSGWVNVSLLTGFVGGGAGSDAIGDTFDSIENIQGSAFDDLLNGDNSANVLSGSGGNDNLRGRGGADNLIGGSGSDTADYADSAAFVNVSLLTGFTGGGAGSHAIGDTFSSIENLTGSQYADLLNGSNANNVLEGRQGADVIDGNGGSDTLSYASSGAFVNVSLLSGFAGGGAGSHAIGDTWTEMENLTGSRFDDLLNGDNNANVLTGGAGNDQLRGNNGVDTFVFADGFGNDTVLDFQDGSETFDFTLHEGVDNFADLSVSASGGDAVIADQAGNTITVTGAAGLIDATDFLF; translated from the coding sequence ATGGCAGATTTTACGATTACCGGATTCAGCAGCGTGGCACGCAGCCTTGTCGGATCGGAAAGCGGCATCATCACGCGGGATGGCGAATTGCTCGTCGATGGATCGGACGCAATTCAGGCGACGAGCGGCACAAACTGGGCCACCATTCTGGGGCAGGTTTATGCATACGGTGGCGGGTTTGCTGCGCTTGATCTAGACGGCTCGGTCGCTGAAGTCACAATCGGTCGTGACGGATTCCTTTCCGCCGAGAACCCTACCGGCGGCGTCATAGATGCGAACCTCACAACAGTGTTCCAGCTCCAGAACAACGGCGAGATCCACTCCAGCAACTCTGATGCCGTGAACGTGCAGGATTCCGATGGAGGCATGAACGTCGATATCCGCAACGCGGGCACCATCAGTGCCTTCAATACGCGCGCCATCTTCGTGGACGCGGGCACGGGCGATATCGATCTGACCAACAGCGGTACGATCATGGCCGACAGCCAGACCGTTAACCTCACCGTTACCGATCTCAGCGGCAATATCGACTTTCTGAATACCGGAACGATCACCGGCGCATCAGGAAGTGCTGTCGTTCTCAATGGCGGCACGGGGTTGGTCACAGTCATCAATTCGGGCCTCCTGCAGGGCGACGACAACGTGCTGACAATTTCAGGTACAGGGCAAACCGCCATTGCCAACAGCGGTTCGATCATCAGCGAAAGCGATGCGATTGCTTTGAGCAATGGAACCGACGCGCTGGTGAACACCGGCATTATCCAGGGAGGAATCAGGCTCGGCGACGGGTTTGACACGTTTGATACGCGCGGCGGCGTATTCAACGATACCGTCTACGGCGGTGACGGCGGCGACACCTACTACCTCGGCGCGAACGACGTGCAGATCTCCGAGTCTTTCTCGCACACCGGCATCGACATCGTGTACTCGGCGGCCAGCCATGTTCTGGCCAGCAACGTCGAGCGTCTCTACCTGACCGATGAGGGTGGCGTGATCAACGGAACCGGAAACGCCTCGGACAATCGTATCGAGGGGAACAATTCTGCCAACAACCTGCATGGGCTTGACGGGGCTGACACGATTTTCGGGAACCAGGGGCAAGACACGCTGGCCGGCGGACGCGGCAATGACTTCCTGAACGGTGGCAGCGATGGCGACGTGCTGCTTGGTGGCGAGGGGTCGGACATGGCCGACTACTCCAACTCATCGGGCTGGGTGAATGTCTCGCTGCTGACCGGGTTCGTCGGTGGGGGAGCGGGCAGCGATGCCATCGGAGACACGTTTGACTCGATCGAAAACATCCAGGGATCAGCCTTCGACGACCTGTTGAACGGCGACAACAGCGCCAATGTCCTGAGCGGTTCGGGTGGTAACGACAATCTGCGCGGGCGTGGCGGCGCTGACAACCTGATTGGCGGTTCCGGCAGCGACACCGCTGATTACGCCGATTCGGCTGCCTTCGTGAACGTGTCGCTCCTGACGGGGTTCACGGGCGGGGGTGCGGGCAGCCATGCCATCGGCGATACCTTCAGCTCCATCGAGAACCTGACCGGGTCGCAATACGCCGACCTTCTGAACGGAAGCAATGCTAACAACGTCCTCGAGGGCCGCCAGGGCGCAGACGTCATTGACGGCAACGGCGGCAGCGACACGCTGTCCTACGCGTCCTCGGGCGCCTTCGTGAACGTGTCGCTTCTGTCCGGATTCGCAGGCGGCGGCGCCGGCAGCCACGCAATCGGCGACACCTGGACCGAGATGGAAAACCTCACCGGGTCACGGTTCGACGATCTTCTCAACGGTGACAACAACGCCAACGTGCTCACCGGGGGTGCAGGCAACGACCAGCTGCGCGGCAACAACGGGGTGGACACGTTTGTCTTCGCGGACGGCTTCGGCAACGACACGGTGCTGGACTTCCAGGACGGATCCGAAACCTTCGACTTCACACTTCATGAAGGCGTTGACAATTTCGCCGACCTGTCGGTCTCGGCCTCCGGGGGCGATGCGGTGATCGCCGACCAGGCGGGCAACACAATCACCGTGACCGGGGCGGCCGGGTTGATCGACGCGACCGATTTCCTGTTCTGA
- a CDS encoding CAP domain-containing protein, translating into MSLTAAEQLMLELVNRARLDPLGEAARFGMDLNEGLAAGSIDGTAKQVLAHNESLFDAAEGHSQWMLDTNTFSHTGVDNSTPAQRAAAAGYSQTGWLGENLSVRGTSGTPNLNTMIVTQHQDLFESAGHRKNMMRADYEEVGIGQRAGQFTFSTGTFNSSMVTQVFAESDPYVFLSGVIHTDGNNNGFYDIGEGISGYAVSAAGMSTTSFAAGGYTLALGAGAGLVTVSLGGGALSVQADLSQGSGKLDVANGDEVRSSVSLTLLSGVSQASLLGVADLNLTGSGANERLNGNKGANLLTGGAGHDTLSGGAGNDMLRGGIGGDRLVGGTGMDTADYRSSASWVNVSLASGYTGGGASNDAAGDSFVSIENLTGSAYDDRLSGDDAGNGLQGLGGDDILRGRGGNDTLNGGAGSDTADYTDSPDWVNVSLATGYTGGGADSHAEGDRFISIENLTGSRFADRLNGDDVGNVLQGLGGNDILRGRGGADTLNGGAGSDTADYTDSASWVNVSLASGYTGGGANNDAAGDSFVSIENLTGSAYDDRLSGDDAGNGLQGLGGDDILRGRGGNDTLNGGAGSDTADYADSPDWVNVSLATGYTGGGADSHATGDSFISIENLTGSRFADRLNGSHDANRIDGGRGNDILQGYDGTDTFVFGDGFGTDRVLDFVNGIEYLDFSQHSGVSGFGDLTIGASGSSGTVSDGLGNIVFLDHMAGLLDASDFIF; encoded by the coding sequence ATGTCTCTGACCGCTGCCGAACAGCTGATGCTGGAACTCGTGAATCGTGCCCGGCTCGACCCCCTGGGTGAAGCCGCGCGCTTCGGAATGGATCTGAACGAGGGACTGGCCGCCGGGTCCATCGACGGAACCGCCAAGCAGGTTCTGGCGCATAACGAGTCGCTGTTCGACGCCGCGGAAGGACATTCGCAATGGATGCTGGATACCAACACGTTCAGTCACACCGGCGTCGACAACAGCACGCCTGCGCAGAGGGCCGCCGCTGCCGGCTATAGCCAGACCGGCTGGCTGGGCGAGAACCTTTCGGTCCGGGGGACATCGGGAACTCCCAACCTCAACACGATGATCGTGACCCAGCACCAGGACCTGTTCGAAAGCGCAGGTCATCGCAAGAACATGATGCGGGCCGATTACGAGGAAGTGGGCATCGGCCAGCGTGCGGGGCAGTTCACGTTCAGCACGGGCACCTTCAATTCGTCGATGGTCACTCAGGTCTTTGCCGAAAGTGATCCCTATGTGTTCCTGTCCGGCGTGATCCACACCGACGGAAACAACAACGGTTTCTACGATATCGGCGAAGGTATCTCCGGCTATGCGGTCTCTGCAGCCGGCATGTCGACCACCAGTTTCGCCGCAGGCGGCTATACCCTGGCACTCGGTGCCGGAGCGGGGCTCGTCACGGTCAGCCTCGGAGGCGGAGCGCTCAGCGTGCAGGCGGATCTGTCGCAAGGCAGCGGCAAGCTTGACGTTGCGAACGGCGACGAAGTACGCAGTTCGGTCTCGCTGACCCTGCTTTCGGGCGTGTCTCAGGCGAGCTTGCTGGGTGTCGCCGACCTGAACCTGACCGGCTCTGGCGCCAACGAACGACTGAACGGCAACAAGGGCGCCAACCTTCTCACCGGCGGCGCTGGTCATGACACCCTGTCGGGTGGCGCGGGCAACGACATGCTGCGCGGTGGCATAGGCGGCGACCGGCTCGTCGGGGGCACCGGCATGGACACGGCGGACTACCGATCCAGCGCGTCCTGGGTAAACGTCAGCCTCGCGTCCGGCTACACTGGTGGCGGTGCCAGCAACGACGCGGCGGGAGACAGCTTTGTCAGCATCGAGAACCTGACAGGCTCAGCCTATGATGACCGGCTGAGCGGCGACGATGCCGGCAATGGCCTGCAGGGTCTCGGCGGCGACGACATCCTGCGCGGACGGGGCGGCAATGACACCCTGAACGGCGGCGCAGGCAGCGACACAGCCGACTACACCGACAGCCCCGACTGGGTGAACGTCAGCCTGGCGACAGGCTACACTGGCGGTGGTGCGGACAGCCATGCAGAAGGCGACAGGTTCATCAGCATCGAGAACCTCACCGGCTCGCGCTTCGCAGACAGGCTGAACGGCGACGATGTCGGCAACGTCCTGCAAGGCCTCGGCGGCAACGACATCCTGCGCGGACGGGGCGGTGCCGACACCCTGAACGGCGGCGCAGGCAGCGACACCGCAGACTACACTGACAGCGCGTCCTGGGTAAACGTCAGCCTTGCGTCCGGCTACACTGGTGGCGGTGCCAACAACGACGCGGCGGGAGACAGCTTTGTCAGCATCGAGAACCTGACGGGCTCAGCCTATGATGACCGGCTGAGCGGCGACGATGCCGGCAATGGCCTGCAGGGTCTCGGCGGCGACGACATCCTGCGCGGACGGGGCGGCAATGACACCCTGAACGGCGGCGCAGGCAGCGACACAGCCGACTACGCCGACAGCCCCGACTGGGTGAACGTCAGCCTGGCGACAGGCTACACTGGCGGTGGTGCGGACAGCCATGCAACGGGCGACAGCTTCATCAGCATCGAGAACCTCACCGGCTCGCGCTTCGCGGACAGGCTGAACGGGTCCCACGATGCCAACCGGATTGACGGCGGGCGCGGCAATGACATTCTGCAGGGCTATGACGGCACCGACACCTTCGTCTTCGGCGACGGTTTCGGCACTGATCGTGTGCTGGATTTCGTGAACGGGATCGAGTACCTGGACTTCTCCCAACACAGCGGCGTGTCCGGTTTCGGCGACCTGACCATCGGTGCATCGGGTAGCAGCGGGACCGTGTCGGACGGGCTTGGCAACATCGTGTTCCTCGATCACATGGCGGGGCTGCTCGACGCGTCCGACTTCATTTTCTGA